One window of the Archangium primigenium genome contains the following:
- a CDS encoding tetratricopeptide repeat protein: MRRLALLVLPLALSGCFYPANRGKALESRLDRLDTAQAQVQEELKRTRAELDATLPRIDEKIAEVSKALQGLDTASRRSGADIGIQLQKTVEDLAQLRGQVETYVYKIGELESALSRTSDDTNQRFLALKGEEAQKEAEARKKAEELKRPTDKKEFLALAQSKAKGGEVPVARQLYNEFIKKWPKDALTADAHFGLGESYFAEDKCREALFEYGKLLQEYPKSESTPNAYLRSSECFKKLKMQEESRLALEELVKGYPKSDAAKTAKSRLAELDKAKKGRK; this comes from the coding sequence ATGCGAAGGCTCGCCCTCCTCGTCCTGCCGCTCGCCCTCTCCGGGTGCTTCTATCCCGCCAATCGGGGCAAGGCCCTGGAGTCCCGGCTCGACCGGCTCGACACCGCCCAGGCCCAGGTCCAGGAGGAGCTCAAGCGCACGCGCGCGGAGCTCGACGCCACGCTGCCGCGCATCGACGAGAAGATCGCCGAGGTCTCCAAGGCCCTGCAGGGCCTGGACACGGCGTCGCGCCGCTCGGGCGCGGACATCGGCATCCAGCTGCAGAAGACGGTGGAGGACCTGGCCCAGCTGCGCGGCCAGGTGGAGACGTACGTCTACAAGATTGGCGAGCTGGAGTCGGCGCTCAGCCGCACCAGCGATGACACCAATCAGCGCTTCCTGGCGCTCAAGGGTGAGGAGGCCCAGAAGGAAGCCGAGGCCCGCAAGAAGGCCGAGGAGCTCAAGCGCCCCACGGACAAGAAGGAGTTCCTCGCCCTGGCCCAGTCCAAGGCCAAGGGGGGCGAGGTGCCCGTGGCCCGCCAGCTCTACAACGAGTTCATCAAGAAGTGGCCCAAGGACGCCCTCACGGCGGACGCCCACTTCGGGCTGGGCGAGAGCTACTTCGCCGAGGACAAGTGCCGCGAGGCCCTGTTCGAGTACGGCAAGCTCCTGCAGGAGTACCCCAAGTCGGAGTCCACGCCGAACGCCTACTTGCGCTCCTCGGAGTGTTTCAAGAAACTCAAGATGCAGGAGGAGTCGCGGCTGGCGCTCGAGGAGCTCGTCAAGGGCTACCCCAAGTCCGACGCGGCCAAGACGGCCAAGAGCCGGCTCGCGGAGCTGGACAAGGCGAAGAAGGGTCGGAAATGA
- a CDS encoding CheR family methyltransferase: MPPSYPARFHPVHALVARRTGMALSDLQCRRLDEKLAGWGGSSVQRLLHLQSPEGSAELAELIDAITVQKTELFRDEAQLEALRAHVLAPLVARERRPLRVWSAGCATGEEVATLLVLLAEVGADPASTVLGTDISETAIQRAREGWFSAEQLQRVPPALRERWFVSVGPGRHGLVPALKERGSFLCHNLMDSVYPSPVERRGFDIIVCRNVLIYFSPESFTRVVSSFGERLAPEGLLVLSSTEPLLNTPPGLRTLRFDEAFFYGRAPPEPPAPPVPPSSGSGRFATVGSGSGRFATVGSGRFAAVGTPGAPLDVAPPPPPPPPTTLAYEEADSLFSQVLGWATSHTQPGPQTEETLRRCLRLDPDLAAARYLLAMVCEQRNAPGDALSEYRRALRSLEEGRARSTPFFLNNARLQVACARAIERLERAGGPRPG, encoded by the coding sequence GTGCCGCCCTCCTATCCGGCCCGCTTCCACCCCGTCCACGCGCTCGTGGCGCGTCGCACGGGCATGGCCTTGAGCGACCTGCAGTGCCGCCGGCTGGACGAGAAGCTCGCGGGGTGGGGGGGCTCGAGCGTCCAGCGGCTGCTGCACCTGCAGTCCCCAGAGGGCTCCGCGGAGCTGGCCGAGCTCATCGACGCCATCACCGTGCAGAAGACGGAGCTGTTCCGGGACGAGGCCCAACTGGAGGCGCTGCGCGCGCACGTGCTGGCGCCCCTGGTGGCGCGCGAGCGGCGGCCCCTGCGGGTGTGGAGCGCGGGCTGCGCCACGGGCGAGGAGGTGGCCACGCTGCTCGTGCTGCTGGCCGAGGTGGGCGCGGATCCCGCCAGCACGGTGCTGGGCACGGACATCTCCGAGACGGCCATCCAGCGCGCCCGCGAGGGGTGGTTCAGCGCCGAGCAACTGCAGCGGGTGCCCCCCGCGCTGCGCGAGCGCTGGTTCGTGTCCGTGGGGCCGGGCCGTCACGGCCTGGTGCCCGCGCTCAAGGAGCGCGGCAGCTTCCTGTGCCACAACCTGATGGACTCGGTGTACCCCTCGCCCGTGGAGCGCCGGGGCTTCGACATCATCGTCTGCCGCAACGTCCTCATCTACTTCAGCCCCGAGTCCTTCACCCGCGTGGTGTCCTCCTTCGGCGAGCGGCTCGCGCCCGAGGGGCTCCTGGTGCTCTCCTCCACCGAGCCCCTGCTGAACACGCCGCCCGGCCTGCGCACCCTGCGCTTCGACGAGGCCTTCTTCTACGGCCGCGCGCCGCCGGAGCCCCCCGCGCCCCCCGTGCCTCCGTCCTCGGGCTCGGGCCGGTTCGCGACGGTGGGTTCGGGCTCGGGCCGGTTCGCGACGGTGGGCTCGGGCCGGTTCGCGGCGGTGGGCACGCCCGGGGCTCCGCTGGACGTGGCGCCTCCGCCGCCGCCTCCTCCGCCCACCACCCTGGCCTACGAGGAGGCGGACTCGCTCTTCAGCCAGGTGCTCGGCTGGGCCACCTCGCACACCCAGCCGGGCCCCCAGACCGAGGAGACGCTGCGGCGCTGCCTGCGGTTGGATCCGGATCTCGCCGCGGCCCGCTACCTGCTCGCCATGGTGTGCGAGCAGCGCAACGCTCCGGGTGATGCGCTGAGTGAATACCGCCGCGCGCTGCGCTCGCTGGAGGAGGGAAGGGCCCGCTCCACGCCCTTCTTCCTCAACAACGCCCGGCTCCAGGTGGCGTGTGCCCGGGCCATCGAGCGCCTGGAGCGAGCGGGCGGCCCTCGGCCGGGGTGA